Proteins encoded together in one Deinococcus radiopugnans ATCC 19172 window:
- a CDS encoding DUF4127 family protein has protein sequence MPSSARVLLIPPDTRPQTLDLPVQLAAMTGAEVRVPPADMLPDFSTPGTLDWMENWVLREAEDADVLIVCLETLCLGGMIPARRVSDPLETALERLAVLAEVKRREPDLQIYAFGVIVRVAHDNDPHEEKPYYGQWGRELRAYSAAFDRHARHGDAEAGALDAARAALPPEVLADWLGTRERNRALHLAALDLLASGVLTHLCLTLDDTTPYGLAAFDRRLLEARADQLGVWERLDVYPGADEVPCTLLARALAPQTARVWVRYSGMGGAGAELIYEDRLAGELVRAQLRAAGCVLADTPAEAGFVLAVNTPGTRQANRQPDFATVDTPHRHLPAFVDALHADLEAGRPVSLADIAYPNGTERRLWTLMQPLPLGRLAGFSAWNTAGNTLGTAIAFGKLAPLVTDRAAHAEALFARMVDDALYQSFVRAEVRERLTDPSPYDLGDQRAAAEAYLRELMTPRIEALWERHFAMEGLGLTLGEAHLAWPRLFTGVFPLRVQSSMTTGQTDHPASP, from the coding sequence ATGCCATCCTCTGCCCGCGTCCTGCTGATTCCGCCCGATACCCGTCCGCAGACGCTGGACCTGCCGGTGCAACTGGCCGCCATGACCGGGGCGGAGGTGCGGGTGCCGCCGGCTGATATGTTGCCCGACTTCTCCACGCCTGGAACGCTGGACTGGATGGAGAACTGGGTGCTGCGGGAGGCAGAGGACGCGGACGTCCTGATCGTCTGTCTGGAAACCCTGTGCCTGGGGGGGATGATTCCGGCCCGCCGCGTGTCGGACCCGCTGGAGACAGCGCTGGAGCGGCTGGCGGTGCTGGCCGAGGTCAAGCGCCGGGAGCCGGACCTCCAGATCTACGCCTTCGGCGTCATCGTGCGGGTGGCCCACGACAACGATCCGCACGAGGAAAAACCGTACTACGGCCAGTGGGGGCGTGAACTGCGGGCCTACAGCGCGGCCTTTGACCGCCACGCCCGGCACGGTGACGCCGAGGCCGGGGCGCTGGACGCGGCCCGCGCCGCCCTGCCGCCCGAGGTTCTGGCCGACTGGCTGGGCACCCGCGAACGCAACCGCGCGCTGCATCTGGCCGCGCTGGACCTGCTCGCGTCGGGCGTGCTGACCCACCTGTGCCTGACGCTGGACGACACCACGCCGTATGGCCTGGCCGCCTTTGACCGCCGGCTGCTGGAGGCGCGGGCCGATCAACTGGGAGTCTGGGAGAGGCTGGACGTCTACCCCGGTGCGGACGAGGTGCCCTGCACGCTGCTGGCGCGGGCGCTGGCCCCACAGACGGCGCGGGTCTGGGTGCGCTACAGCGGTATGGGCGGCGCGGGGGCCGAGCTGATCTATGAGGACCGCCTGGCCGGGGAACTGGTGCGGGCGCAGCTGCGGGCCGCCGGCTGCGTGCTGGCCGACACGCCTGCCGAGGCCGGCTTCGTGCTGGCGGTCAACACCCCCGGCACCCGGCAGGCCAACCGGCAGCCGGACTTTGCCACGGTGGACACGCCGCACCGTCACCTTCCCGCCTTTGTGGACGCGCTGCACGCCGATCTGGAGGCCGGGCGCCCCGTCTCGCTGGCCGACATCGCGTACCCCAACGGGACCGAGCGGCGGCTGTGGACCCTGATGCAACCTCTGCCGCTGGGTCGGCTGGCCGGCTTCAGCGCGTGGAACACGGCGGGCAACACGCTGGGCACGGCCATCGCCTTCGGCAAACTCGCGCCGCTGGTGACGGACCGGGCGGCCCACGCGGAGGCGCTGTTCGCCCGCATGGTGGACGACGCGCTGTACCAGTCGTTCGTGCGTGCGGAGGTGCGGGAACGGCTGACCGATCCCAGCCCCTACGATCTGGGCGATCAGCGGGCAGCGGCCGAGGCCTATCTGCGGGAACTGATGACGCCGCGCATCGAGGCCCTGTGGGAGCGGCATTTCGCGATGGAGGGCCTGGGCCTGACCTTGGGCGAGGCGCATCTGGCGTGGCCCAGGCTGTTCACGGGGGTGTTTCCACTGAGGGTGCAGTCGTCCATGACCACTGGACAGACGGATCATCCCGCCTCACCCTGA